The following nucleotide sequence is from Micromonospora sp. WMMD1120.
CCGGGCGGGGCTCCAACACGCAGAACTCGTTGCCCTCGGGGTCGGCCAGGACGGTCCAGGGCACGTCGCCCTGACCCACGTCGGCGGGTGTCGCGCCGAGGTCGATCAGGCGCGCGACCACCTCCGCCTGGTGGGCCTGCGAGGTGGTGGCGAGGTCGACGTGTACGCGGTTCTTCACCGCCTTGGGTTCCGAGGAGGCGACGAGGTCGATGCAGACGGCGACGGGGTCGGGATAGACGAAGCCCTCGGGTTCGAGGTTGATGACGCCGGGCCCCTCGCTGGAGACCTCCCAACCGAGTACCTGCGCCCAGAAGCCGCCCAGAGCGGATTCGTCCTGAGCCTTCATGTTGATCTGCACCAGCCGGGTCGCCACGTCGACGATGCTAGCGGCGTGCCAACAACAAGATCAACCGTGTGCCGTCCTGCGGGTGCGCCGCGCGGCGACGTAACGGCGGATCTTCGCGGACTTTCCGCAGTCGTCCATGCTGCACCAGCGGCGACTTCGGTTCTTGCTCTCGTCGGTGAAGAGGAACCGACAGCCCTCACATGCCTTGATCCGGTCCAGCGTCCCGGCGGTGAGAAGCTCGACGGCCGCGTGCACCACCGGCCGGACCGGTCGGGCGAGCGTCCGGTCGGCACGCCAGGTCCAACCGAACCCGTTGTCACCATCGAGGTGGGCGTGGCCCAACGCCTCCGTCTCGTGGTCGCGTAGGCGGGTCAGCGCGGGCGCGGTGGGGCTCCGGCCGGAGGCCACCGCCCGGAACACCTCGTCGATGTCGTCAC
It contains:
- a CDS encoding VOC family protein — protein: MATRLVQINMKAQDESALGGFWAQVLGWEVSSEGPGVINLEPEGFVYPDPVAVCIDLVASSEPKAVKNRVHVDLATTSQAHQAEVVARLIDLGATPADVGQGDVPWTVLADPEGNEFCVLEPRPVYQDTGPIAAVVVDCADPRTMARFWGAAMDWTVHKVTDRGAMLRSAKGVGPYLEFIRTDDVKTVWNRVHLDVRPYPGDDLAAEADRLQALGASAVDLPGEMRWRVLADPEGNEFCVLTPG
- a CDS encoding ABATE domain-containing protein — its product is METPVDVTRMRLVGGNIALDLVNTRSGPPVGPPDDDVLTGYPELVAWGAYTGVLDKPEAAALRRLSRADPAGARAAFGLSLRIRDDIDEVFRAVASGRSPTAPALTRLRDHETEALGHAHLDGDNGFGWTWRADRTLARPVRPVVHAAVELLTAGTLDRIKACEGCRFLFTDESKNRSRRWCSMDDCGKSAKIRRYVAARRTRRTAHG